Below is a window of Populus trichocarpa isolate Nisqually-1 chromosome 3, P.trichocarpa_v4.1, whole genome shotgun sequence DNA.
ATGAATGCTTGTATTTGGTGAAGTGGGATTGGATATCGGAAACTGTTGGACACAAATTGGTTTCGTGATTGATTCTTAATTACACAACacgaaaatattttaatcttttttccaGCATTTAGGGAAATTGATAGATTCCATAACACCTCAAGTCCAAGTCCACGACCAGACTTGTGAATAAAAGGGcaaaaattgttttggattATGACAACTGCTGCAATATTTATTTGTGAAATTCTGTATCATGAAACTTGTGACCTCAAGCCGTAATGTCAAAGAAAATGCATTATGTTTTAAATGGGTTGCTTTGGTATTGATCTGGAAGATGATTTAATCTTTGATGGTGTGGATAGATTACATATGTATAATGTAACTCTCTGCTTATTAGATTTATTGAGTTTACTCTTAAATTTTCTCCTCTGATTTTTGTCTTGGTTGTTGGTTGCAAAGAACGCGGATTTGGTTTTGGGAGGAGATGAGGGAAACGAGTGCACTTATAACATGGGATATATGAAGAGACAGGCTATTTTCTCATGTCTGTCATGCACTCCAGATGGAAATGCTGGAGTTTGCACTGCTTGTAGTTTGTCTTGCCATGATGGCCATGaggtatttttttccctttttagttTAGTGGTTTGATTGTTGATTGAGTTAGTTCCCAGtgggtttgtttttgtggtttaaTGTCCCAACTTTCAATTTGATTGAAAACCATTTTGTAAATTAATGTACGCTGGTGACCAAAAAGATGCTATGTACATCAGCAAGAACATTGGTGAAAATGAGGCAATGTTCAAGCACATTTTGAGATgacaaaaatactataaatttagCTACTGAAGCCTTTTTTAACCTTGTGAATGTTAAAATGGCATATgctgttttttaatgaaaagtttAACAAATTTACAGGGCTAGAAGCCTAGAACTAAAATTGTAATATGGAGGCATGATGAGAAGTAaaacgtttctttgcaaaacacAATGCACTGTCAAGCCTACTTTCATGCCCTTAAAGGTGTTCTATAGAAATTACaatagaaattgaaaaccaCGGGTGTAGCTGGTGTTTACAATAACCAATGTACAAAAACATtgcaacataattttatttatgcaaCACCTTACACTAGAATATATAAATCTTCATTTCATGGTAGCACTTTTTAAAGGAGGTTGAAAACTTTAGTTCAAAACCAAACTAATAATCTGAAGGTGCAAGTtcagaaataaatatttatccaCACCTGTGGCAGTTAATCAGTGTTCTATTCTTCCATGCCTTCTCTTAAATAAAATtcgtttggttaaaatttatcTTACATTTAACGTGCCTTTTGCTGTTGCCACATACAAAAGATTGTGGAGTTATGGACCAAGAGAAATTTTCGGTGTGATTGTGGCAATTCAAAATTTGGGGAGTTCGTCTGCAAGCTTTTCCCAAAGAAAGATGTGGAAAATGCTGAAAATTCATATAATCACAACTTCAAAGGTTTATACTGCTCTTGTGATCGGCCCTATCCTGATCCAGATGTTGAGGCACAAGAAGAGATGATACAGTGCATTATGTGTGAAGACTGGTTTCATGACGAGCATCTTGGCCTAGAGTCTTCCAATGAGGTTGGTAGCCTGGTTGTTCCATCTCTGTTCTCATCATCTTTGCCTCTTTCTTTCCCACAGTTACCTGTTTGTGTCTTCAGCCTAAAAAAAGTGTTGTTTGAGTTGGGAAATTTGTAATCCTTAGATGTACAATAAAGAGGGTTGACAAGTTGACATTTACTTCCGTAGACAGTAAATTTTGTATGAGTTATCTATGGCAGGGTTGTTTTGTCGAACAACCATGCTTTCAGTTTGGCTCTTTCCTAAACCTTGCCTTTGTTAGTTGGGATCACAAACACCCCTTAGTCCCTACCCTTGCTACAGCCTACTGTTGGTAGAAAAATTGGTTGATATATCAACTTTCATGTGATATTGTGATAAATGGTCATCATGGTTAATAGGTTTGATGATATCATACTTGGCATTATTTTGGAGACATGATCAAGTTAATTCAGATCCCAATGCATGATGTTAATCATAAGTGACATCCAACTATTTTACATGGATCATGTTTTAAGAATTTTCTCCTCCTATGCTCTGATTTCAAGTGCATGGTTGTAGTGTAGAGTCCACAACCAAGAGGTTTGCATACTTTAGGCTTCAGGTCTCACTTCTTGCAAACACAATTCAATAAATGTCTTCTTAGTTTGGACTTCCCTCCCCAGGACATAAGTCTTCTATAGTTCTGGCTTTCTTTGAGCCATAATGGTTCTGATTAGGTAGCATGATTATTAGCTACCAAAATTATCTCCTTGTTTTACAGATTCCAAGAGATGAGGAAGGAGAGCCTCTCTATGAAGATTTTATATGCAAGACATGCTCGACAGTTTGTTCTTTTCTAACACTATATCCCAAGACAATTCGGGCAGCAGGGGGGAAAGGTGATGCTACTTATAGTAATGCTAAGGATAAGGATGTGCTGGAAGATGTTCCCACAGCTTGTGGTTCTGGGAAGCTTGAGAATGATATATGTGCTAACAATTCTTCTGAAAAGGATAATGCAACAGCTGGAAAAGCTTCTGCTGTTGGAGAAAGTTCTTGGAGGAATAGTGGGTCAAACAACTCAAACCAATGCACAAAAGACACCAATCTTGATACTACTTGTGTTCTTGGAGTTGATGTGGAAGTCACTTCACCTGTTTCAGAAGGAAAACCATTGTTTCTTTCCAAAAACTGGAGGGACATCCTGTGTAGATGTGAAAAATGCTTGGATATGTACAACCAGAAGCATATAAGTTATCTTATTGACAGGGAGGACACCATTGTTGAGTATGAGAAAATGGCAAAGCAGAAGAGGGAAGAAAAGTTGCAGCAACAGGAGGGCGCTGAGTTGAGCTTTTTCAACAAGCTTGGTCATATAGAGAAGGTGGAGATTCTGAATGGTATTGCAGACTTCAAGGATGAATTTCGTTCCTTTTTGGTATGCCCTTGATAACACGCCTTAGAGCTTACTCTTGTGATATGCAATCTTGCAAACTTAGCTGTAAAAAGTTacctttttctctattttagtTTGAGTTTATTTATGCAAAGCAAATATGCTGCACTGATGTATGTACCCATGTTTTTCTGCAGGAGTCATTCGATAAATCAAAGACAATCACATCCTCTGATGTCCACcaaatttttgaaaatcttgCAAAGAAGCGCCGGCGAATGCAGTGAATCGTACTTGGATCTCTATTTTGGTTATGTATGTTAATTTAACCTGCTTTAGTTGGTTTTGGAGCTGAACCTATTCTAAAAGATACGGAAAGCCTGTGAAGAACTTGATGTTTTTAAGTCAGCATGCTCTACTGGTATAAACCTTCTGTTGTGTAGGCTAATGTGGTCACTAACATTAGGTttaacttgggtttttttagtgTGGGATTGCAATATCCTTAACGGTTAGTGAATTCTCTTGTCTGGTGGTTTtggttgtaatatttttttggagaaatgctgttttcaaaaaaattaattaattaatttttttttttgcttttgtattattttgatctggttaaaaataaattttaaaaaataaaaaaaatattattttgaagtatttttaaataaaaaacactttaaaaaataattattattccaATTTCCAATGTAAATGGCAAAGAGACTCCAAGTCTCTAGTGGTTTTTTCACAACGGTTCCTCTTTGCACCAGTTGTGTTCTGTTGGTTGCTGGCAATGGCTTTCACTCAATTCGTGGTTGTGTAATGGGCATTTGAATTTGTGATGGAACAGAGCACTGTGAAATCTTAATACAGCCACGCTTCGACTTGAGAAGTGATGTCTGCACATTATGTAGCTGATGTTCTGATGTAGTAGAAGGGATTTGGATAGTGTTCACACGGATCCGAGGTCTTCTTCTGTTGTTAGCAAGCAGTATCGAGTGGGCACCGCATGGGGTTCATCAATCAGGCCGAGAGTGCAAGTGAATCCATCTAGTGAGCTTAACTATATGCTGAGCTTGAGGGATTTTGGCTTTGTCTTTTCCCATGCATAGTTGGCGTGAAAGATTGAAAGAATCCGATTTGCTCGTTGACAAACTCTCCCCTTGACGGGGAGTGTGGTGTTTTGTCAAGACAAGCTGGCCCAAAGCAGGTAGTTGTCGTCCCCCTTGCGAAGATTCAAGATTGAGTCCTCAAATGCTCACAGTTACCAGTCttgcaaaaaacattaaactacTGGCTTCCTCACCTAAACCTGAGACTATCGAGTGAGCATTATTGCTTTCACCGATTTCTTGAAAGCGAAGTTCTCTtgatctttaataaaaaaaagacaatttcacGTATATTAAAACATCGATAAAGCAgcgtagttttttcttttttttgggaaaGATGATGCCTTGGACAGGCTACTGCTGTGGTAATTTCTAAGCCAGATGACTCGGAAGCATTGACTATACTTTCCATTTATTTCTGTTCTTCTGGAGTCTGAAACGTCATTGAACGTCACGATTGCTTCAAATAAAATGCTCTGGCTCCCTTAAATCCCGTCTTAATCATTTTGGGACCCGGATTTACAACTGCGTGTTAAGAGACTAATAAACAAGGTTTGTAATAACAAAAAGGGTGCATTTTTCTCAGCAGTGCCGTGAAGGGGTGAAGGAATCTAAGAGTCACGAGTGGAGTTTATTATTATGCTGTTTTTCCTTTTCGAGTGCAAGCATAGTGGCAACTTGCAAAAGGTGTACTTGAGATTTAACTTGACAAGTATAATCTAGCTCTAAGCAACAAGCTTATTTGTTCCCCGAACAATGTTCTTCGACAAAGGGAACGTTGTACTTCAGCTCAGCTTTACTTTCGATTCAAGGAAGCATGAGCCAAACAagagactttgaaaaaaaagggatgTTTTACATCAAATGTTTCAACCTTCAAACAAAATGCTTTTGACCTCAGCAGATGACCGAAGACAGCATGAAAGACCCACTAATCACACTTGACAATCGGAAATTCAACAGGAATAACTAGTGAGTTTTATTCTCCAttaaagaaaattgagaaataGAGTCCCTAAGGTCATTACGATGAACAAAAGTACAGAAACTTGGCCAAGGCAGTCTACTTTGATTACCATATCAAGCCTTCCAAGTACTTAATTGGTCATGTTACACCATGTGAACAGGTTATGTTGACCACTATGAAGGCAAGATCTAAAGTAATGGCAGAAAATTGGTTTTGCAATTCAAACCCAGGTCACAtcagggaaaaaagaagaagt
It encodes the following:
- the LOC7465318 gene encoding uncharacterized protein LOC7465318; the protein is MDGVFDDEVEQTVTIDEYLKNVEAEELNADLVLGGDEGNECTYNMGYMKRQAIFSCLSCTPDGNAGVCTACSLSCHDGHEIVELWTKRNFRCDCGNSKFGEFVCKLFPKKDVENAENSYNHNFKGLYCSCDRPYPDPDVEAQEEMIQCIMCEDWFHDEHLGLESSNEIPRDEEGEPLYEDFICKTCSTVCSFLTLYPKTIRAAGGKGDATYSNAKDKDVLEDVPTACGSGKLENDICANNSSEKDNATAGKASAVGESSWRNSGSNNSNQCTKDTNLDTTCVLGVDVEVTSPVSEGKPLFLSKNWRDILCRCEKCLDMYNQKHISYLIDREDTIVEYEKMAKQKREEKLQQQEGAELSFFNKLGHIEKVEILNGIADFKDEFRSFLESFDKSKTITSSDVHQIFENLAKKRRRMQ